One genomic region from Chelonia mydas isolate rCheMyd1 chromosome 25, rCheMyd1.pri.v2, whole genome shotgun sequence encodes:
- the TMEM259 gene encoding membralin isoform X2 produces MSENQPNANNHHHPMNNNGGGGAAGGNNRGVRNPNLNQNPLINVRDRLFHALFFKMAVTYARLFPPSFRRIFEFFVLLKALFVLFILAYIHIAFSRSPINCLEHVRDKWPRDGILRVEIQRNSSRAPIFLQFCEVEKFPGMVIESMQEEEEEEEEEMTVEMFENSSVKFELDIEPKVFLKPSRASSTEALTQVTQNESQEFSFSEATTKVWPQEEYIVEYSLEYGFLRLSQSTRQRLSIPVMVVTLDPTRDQCFGDRFSRLLLDEFLGYDDILMSSVKALAENEENKGFLRNVVSGEHYRFVSMWMARTSYLAAFVIMVIFTLSVSMLLRYSHHQIFVFIVDLLQMLEMNMTIAFPAAPLLTVILALVGMEAIMSEFFNDTTTAFYIILIVWLADQYDAICCHTNTSKRHWLRFFYLYHFAFYAYHYRFNGQYSSLALVTSWLFIQHSMIYFFHHYELPAILQQIRIQEMLLQNQQVGQGTQTTLQDNLNNNTTAAPTDMGGRRPHPGASPAADSSSPSSLAPSEDPRAVAIAAATASSVGSDLNWVAETAAVITEASFLSDLSTTLLEPNVVNETMASGSPQDAVVAAASSLVAQIRVGSDHVETAVGSITIEVSSTAVVTATDAPPGAEDTPATPLASAPLVPAQEDGASVPSPSLPEQTAAAGESFSQSEPSGKDYVANSNLAETPLPLTQDTDLVKHLDSAFGDHGETTPCPTAVDSTACSEAHSEPESRSLS; encoded by the exons ATGTCGGAGAATCAGCCCAATGCGAACAATCACCATCACCCAATGAACAACAACGGGGGTGGTGGGGCCGCTGGTGGAAACAACCGGGGGGTACGGAACCCGAACCTCAACCAGAACCCCCTGATTAATGTGCGCGATCGCCTCTTCCATGCCCTTTTCTTCAAGATGGCTGTAACGTATGcgcgcctcttcccaccctcgtTCCGCCGCATCTTCGAGTTCTTCGTCCTTCTCAag gctctctttgTGCTGTTCATTCTGGCTTACATTCACATCGCCTTCTCCCGTTCGCCCATTAACTGCCTGGAGCACGTGCGGGACAAGTGGCCGCGCGATGGCATCCTGCGGGTGGAAATACAACGCAACTCCAGCCGTGCCCCCATCTTCCTGCAGTTCTGTGAGGTGGAGAAATTTCCGGGAATGGTGATCGAGTCtatgcaggaggaggaggaggaagaagaggaggaaatgaCTGTGGAGATGTTTGAAAACAGCTCTGTCAAG TTTGAGCTGGACATCGAGCCCAAGGTGTTTCTCAAGCCATCCCGGGCAAGCAGCACTGAGGCACTGACCCAGGTGACCCAGAACGAAAGCCAGGAGTTCTCGTTTAGCGAGGCGACCACTAAAG TGTGGCCCCAGGAAGAGTACATTGTGGAGTATTCTCTGGAGTACGGGTTTTTACGCTTGTCTCAGAGCACTCGTCAGCGTCTCAGCATCCCAGTCATGGTGGTGACACTAG ACCCCACCAGGGACCAGTGCTTTGGAGACCGATTTAGTCGCCTGCTGCTGGACGAGTTCCTGGGTTACGATGACATTCTAATGTCCAGTGTGAAAGCTTTAGCTGAAAACGAAGAGAACAAAG GTTTCCTCCGCAACGTGGTGTCTGGGGAGCACTATCGCTTTGTCAGCATGTGGATGGCTAGGACGTCATACCTAGCTGCCTTCGTCATCATGGTCATATTT ACTCTGTCAGTCTCAATGCTGTTGCGCTACTCTCATCATCAGATCTTTGTCTTCATTG TGGACCTCTTACAGATGCTGGAAATGAACATGACTATTGCGTTCCCTGCTGCTCCCTTACTCACTGTCATTTTGGCTCTAGTAG GCATGGAAGCCATTATGTCAGAGTTCTTCAATGACACCACCACTGCGTTTTATATCATCCTCATTGTGTGGCTGGCGGACCAGTATGATGCCATCTGTTGCCACACCAATACCAGTAAGCGGCATTGGCTAAG GTTCTTCTACTTGTATCACTTTGCCTTCTATGCATACCACTATCGATTTAATGGGCAGTACAGCAGCCTGGCTCTAGTCACCTCATGGCTTTTCATCCAG CACTCCATGATCTATTTCTTCCATCATTATGAGCTGCCAGCCATCCTCCAGCAGATTAGAATCCAAGAGATGCTGCTGCAGAACCAGCAGGTGGGTCAAGGGACCCAAACAACACTTCAGGACAACCTCAACAACAATACGACAGCTGCCCCTACTGACATGGGCGGCAGGCGGCCCCATCCAGGAGCGAGTCCCGCCGcagacagcagcagccccagTTCTCTGGCCCCCAGCGAGGATCCCAGGGCTGTTGCCATTGCAGCTGCTACAGCCTCTTCTGTAGGGAGTGATCTGAACTGGGTAGCTGAAACTGCTGCTGTCATCACAGAAGCCTCGTTTCTGTCTGACCTGAGCACAACCCTCTTGGAGCCGAACGTGGTGAAtgaaaccatggccagtgggagcccaCAGGATGCTGTTGTCGCTGCTGCTTCAAGCTTGGTAGCCCAAATTCGAGTCGGTAGCGACCACGTGGAGACTGCTGTGGGCTCCATTACTATTGAGGTCTCTTCAACAGCAGTGGTTACTGCAACCGATGCACCCCCTGGGGCAGAAGACACACCAGCTACCCCCCTTGCCAGTGccccccttgtcccagcacaggAGGATGGTGCATCTGTCCCCAGTCCTTCCCTTCCCGAGCAGACTGCGGCTGCAGGGGAGTCATTCAGCCAATCAGAACCTAGCGGAAAGGACTATGTTGCAAACAGTAACCTGGCAGAGACCCCTCTGCCCCTCACGCAAGATACTGATCTGGTCAAGCATTTGGATAGTGCTTTTGGGGACCATGGGGAGACCACCCCCTGCCCAACAGCAGTGGACAGTACAGCCTGCTCCGAAGCTCACTCGGAACCAGAGTCCAGGAGCCTGTCCTGA
- the TMEM259 gene encoding membralin isoform X1 yields MSENQPNANNHHHPMNNNGGGGAAGGNNRGVRNPNLNQNPLINVRDRLFHALFFKMAVTYARLFPPSFRRIFEFFVLLKALFVLFILAYIHIAFSRSPINCLEHVRDKWPRDGILRVEIQRNSSRAPIFLQFCEVEKFPGMVIESMQEEEEEEEEEMTVEMFENSSVKFELDIEPKVFLKPSRASSTEALTQVTQNESQEFSFSEATTKGMQPLSETVSEFEMLARAVWPQEEYIVEYSLEYGFLRLSQSTRQRLSIPVMVVTLDPTRDQCFGDRFSRLLLDEFLGYDDILMSSVKALAENEENKGFLRNVVSGEHYRFVSMWMARTSYLAAFVIMVIFTLSVSMLLRYSHHQIFVFIVDLLQMLEMNMTIAFPAAPLLTVILALVGMEAIMSEFFNDTTTAFYIILIVWLADQYDAICCHTNTSKRHWLRFFYLYHFAFYAYHYRFNGQYSSLALVTSWLFIQHSMIYFFHHYELPAILQQIRIQEMLLQNQQVGQGTQTTLQDNLNNNTTAAPTDMGGRRPHPGASPAADSSSPSSLAPSEDPRAVAIAAATASSVGSDLNWVAETAAVITEASFLSDLSTTLLEPNVVNETMASGSPQDAVVAAASSLVAQIRVGSDHVETAVGSITIEVSSTAVVTATDAPPGAEDTPATPLASAPLVPAQEDGASVPSPSLPEQTAAAGESFSQSEPSGKDYVANSNLAETPLPLTQDTDLVKHLDSAFGDHGETTPCPTAVDSTACSEAHSEPESRSLS; encoded by the exons ATGTCGGAGAATCAGCCCAATGCGAACAATCACCATCACCCAATGAACAACAACGGGGGTGGTGGGGCCGCTGGTGGAAACAACCGGGGGGTACGGAACCCGAACCTCAACCAGAACCCCCTGATTAATGTGCGCGATCGCCTCTTCCATGCCCTTTTCTTCAAGATGGCTGTAACGTATGcgcgcctcttcccaccctcgtTCCGCCGCATCTTCGAGTTCTTCGTCCTTCTCAag gctctctttgTGCTGTTCATTCTGGCTTACATTCACATCGCCTTCTCCCGTTCGCCCATTAACTGCCTGGAGCACGTGCGGGACAAGTGGCCGCGCGATGGCATCCTGCGGGTGGAAATACAACGCAACTCCAGCCGTGCCCCCATCTTCCTGCAGTTCTGTGAGGTGGAGAAATTTCCGGGAATGGTGATCGAGTCtatgcaggaggaggaggaggaagaagaggaggaaatgaCTGTGGAGATGTTTGAAAACAGCTCTGTCAAG TTTGAGCTGGACATCGAGCCCAAGGTGTTTCTCAAGCCATCCCGGGCAAGCAGCACTGAGGCACTGACCCAGGTGACCCAGAACGAAAGCCAGGAGTTCTCGTTTAGCGAGGCGACCACTAAAGGTATGCAGCCTCTGAGTGAGACTGTGTCCGAGTTTGAGATGCTAGCCAGAGCAG TGTGGCCCCAGGAAGAGTACATTGTGGAGTATTCTCTGGAGTACGGGTTTTTACGCTTGTCTCAGAGCACTCGTCAGCGTCTCAGCATCCCAGTCATGGTGGTGACACTAG ACCCCACCAGGGACCAGTGCTTTGGAGACCGATTTAGTCGCCTGCTGCTGGACGAGTTCCTGGGTTACGATGACATTCTAATGTCCAGTGTGAAAGCTTTAGCTGAAAACGAAGAGAACAAAG GTTTCCTCCGCAACGTGGTGTCTGGGGAGCACTATCGCTTTGTCAGCATGTGGATGGCTAGGACGTCATACCTAGCTGCCTTCGTCATCATGGTCATATTT ACTCTGTCAGTCTCAATGCTGTTGCGCTACTCTCATCATCAGATCTTTGTCTTCATTG TGGACCTCTTACAGATGCTGGAAATGAACATGACTATTGCGTTCCCTGCTGCTCCCTTACTCACTGTCATTTTGGCTCTAGTAG GCATGGAAGCCATTATGTCAGAGTTCTTCAATGACACCACCACTGCGTTTTATATCATCCTCATTGTGTGGCTGGCGGACCAGTATGATGCCATCTGTTGCCACACCAATACCAGTAAGCGGCATTGGCTAAG GTTCTTCTACTTGTATCACTTTGCCTTCTATGCATACCACTATCGATTTAATGGGCAGTACAGCAGCCTGGCTCTAGTCACCTCATGGCTTTTCATCCAG CACTCCATGATCTATTTCTTCCATCATTATGAGCTGCCAGCCATCCTCCAGCAGATTAGAATCCAAGAGATGCTGCTGCAGAACCAGCAGGTGGGTCAAGGGACCCAAACAACACTTCAGGACAACCTCAACAACAATACGACAGCTGCCCCTACTGACATGGGCGGCAGGCGGCCCCATCCAGGAGCGAGTCCCGCCGcagacagcagcagccccagTTCTCTGGCCCCCAGCGAGGATCCCAGGGCTGTTGCCATTGCAGCTGCTACAGCCTCTTCTGTAGGGAGTGATCTGAACTGGGTAGCTGAAACTGCTGCTGTCATCACAGAAGCCTCGTTTCTGTCTGACCTGAGCACAACCCTCTTGGAGCCGAACGTGGTGAAtgaaaccatggccagtgggagcccaCAGGATGCTGTTGTCGCTGCTGCTTCAAGCTTGGTAGCCCAAATTCGAGTCGGTAGCGACCACGTGGAGACTGCTGTGGGCTCCATTACTATTGAGGTCTCTTCAACAGCAGTGGTTACTGCAACCGATGCACCCCCTGGGGCAGAAGACACACCAGCTACCCCCCTTGCCAGTGccccccttgtcccagcacaggAGGATGGTGCATCTGTCCCCAGTCCTTCCCTTCCCGAGCAGACTGCGGCTGCAGGGGAGTCATTCAGCCAATCAGAACCTAGCGGAAAGGACTATGTTGCAAACAGTAACCTGGCAGAGACCCCTCTGCCCCTCACGCAAGATACTGATCTGGTCAAGCATTTGGATAGTGCTTTTGGGGACCATGGGGAGACCACCCCCTGCCCAACAGCAGTGGACAGTACAGCCTGCTCCGAAGCTCACTCGGAACCAGAGTCCAGGAGCCTGTCCTGA